A window of Balearica regulorum gibbericeps isolate bBalReg1 chromosome Z, bBalReg1.pri, whole genome shotgun sequence contains these coding sequences:
- the LOC142599489 gene encoding uncharacterized protein LOC142599489 has protein sequence MESMATELEDRCPICLGSWEEPSFVMPCLHRFCYPCILRWAERKPECPLCKRGIRSILHSVRADDDYVEHVVTPPVTPPVVVRQAGGAPRHPAAHHLHHHGTPQRGAAEGLPRCPVGGLYAPNWMSGLRNNSTLIQILQPLVQQEQERMFATLMGTPNNRGLEGELPGRMLGVSHQNCMATLVRQRARVAVQGRSGEAHRHLGQQDAHAAEQREGSPAGVPGPAASQGGSLTPGPAPSISPARPSMEELPSTSSAAGGGGPGSQPSAPVPIPAEQEEPQEEPGQAVPGPSTSSRGSEGSPNGPR, from the coding sequence ATGGAGAGCATGGCCACGGAGCTGGAGGACCGCTGCCCCATCTGCctgggcagctgggaggagcCCAGCTTCGTGATGCCATGCCTCCACCGCTTCTGCTACCCCTGCATCCTGCGGTGGGCTGAGCGCAAGCCCGAGTGCCCCCTCTGCAAGAGGGGAATACGCTCCATCTTGCACTCGGTGCGGGCGGACGATGACTACGTGGAGCACGTCGTCACACCACCCGTGACTCCACCAGTCGTCGTCcgccaggcaggaggagctccCAGGCACCCAGCCGCCCACCATCTCCACCACCATGGCACACCCCAACGGGGGGCTGCAGAAGGGCTGCCCAGGTGTCCTGTGGGTGGCCTCTACGCCCCAAACTGGATGAGCGGTTTGCGAAACAACTCAACGCTCATCCAgatcctgcagcccctggtccaacaggagcaggagaggatgTTTGCCACCCTCATGGGCACCCCGAACAACCGCGGGCTGGAGGGAGAGCTGCCGGGCCGGATGCTGGGGGTCTCCCACCAAAACTGCATGGCGACACTGGTGCGGCAGCGTGCACGTGTCGCCGTGCAAGGGCGCAGCGGAGAGGCCCACCGTCATCTGGGACAGCAGGATGCCCATGCTGCCGAGCAGCGGGAGGGCAGCCCCGCGGGTgtccccggccccgctgcctcccAAGGAGGGTCTCTCACGCCCGGCCCAGCCCCCTCCATCAGTCCTGCGAGACCCAGCATGGAAGAGCTGCCCAGCACCTCGTCCGCTGCCGGTGGTGGGGGTCCCGGcagccagccctctgctcccgTTCCCATCCCTGCGGAGCAAGAAGAGCCCCAGGaggagccagggcaggctgTGCCCGGGCCCTCCACCTCCAGCCGGGGCAGTGAAGGCTCCCCTAATGGGCCACGGTGA